The stretch of DNA AAAGGTCGGTGCCGACGGTGAGCCACGCGAGCACCCACGCGCCGACGCCGACGACCGGAAACACGGTAAGCGCGAGGCCGATTGTCGCAAGTGCGTTTCCGAGGAGGGTTTCATCCGCTCGGCCAAAGGAGAGCAATCCGAGGTGAAACGCCGTCGAAAGCCGCGCGGCGAGAATACTTCCGAGATTCCCCGCGGTGCCGATGGTGACGGGGACGAGCACGAGCAGCGAAGGGTGGCGAATAAGTGTGCTCTCGAACGTCCCGAGGACGAGTCCACTCCCGATTTCGACGAGCGTGAGCGGGAGTAAGACGGGCAGCATCGCGCGGGTAATCGCTTTGATGGTCCACTCGGTGGGCATCTAGCCGCCCCCCAGCGTGAGCACGGTTCGCACGGCGAGCAGGAGAAAGGCGAGACCGAACACGTCGCCGGTCGTCGTCACGACGGGGCCAACGAGCGTGTCCGGGTTGTGTCCGCGTCGGTACCCCGCGAAGACGACGGTTACGACGACCCCCGAGAGCGCAATCCCCGAGAGTAAGCCAGCGACG from Haladaptatus sp. ZSTT2 encodes:
- a CDS encoding magnesium transporter is translated as MPTEWTIKAITRAMLPVLLPLTLVEIGSGLVLGTFESTLIRHPSLLVLVPVTIGTAGNLGSILAARLSTAFHLGLLSFGRADETLLGNALATIGLALTVFPVVGVGAWVLAWLTVGTDLSVLTVLLVSVTSGATLAVVAVVITFIATYAAYRFELDPDDVVIPVVTNASDVLGVIILFLAVRTFV